A stretch of Paenibacillus sp. URB8-2 DNA encodes these proteins:
- a CDS encoding DUF5693 family protein — MQHKWQRWNLNSRKWLWIVVVIGLIATLPVVYDRLQTEKSSKTVEIVFDYRDLVDAASYRANPQDYISQQLDRLKEAGVQSMAVYENTLEDYRKARRVMYWGAQDVANLTDSVIPENENYTYVLFTSKANAEALAPTIRDTFSDLGIRAEDWNFRGQQGLIIETPVEDALLKPMAPDESTLITLHDKGFHIVPRLVDSLPYNEEAMNRLIERFKSLDVKRILFEGDSVKGFNDNEDLQSIASFAELLKQNGIGIATIENLKEQQKGFNKLAFLLDYNVTRLYSLSENDSTLKPDVIADRFALATKDRNIRMLYLNTAPTRNTAKAQIDDSVDNLVTSLSEPGGAVDKIKDNGFTLGQAAAFDVVDSPFQRYFKLAAVIGAVAMVALMISHFVPWLTLLAWALGLIGSAGLLLVKPVLFEQALALAVAISAPTLAMVLAVRKINRSGPPLAVQGATTVRGSIPGSVQGVMNPQRRLVQSLVLYVKTALISLSAVPFVIALLNNITYSLVLNQFRGVSLLHIAPIGLVGIYVLLYRGEFALNKTGKLLRTPVTLAMVAAAAVLGVIGLYYLSRTGNSGTASSYELAFRNFMESVFGVRPRSKEFLLAHPVFILGTFLALKYRNAAYLMIVAVIGQLSMVDTFAHIHSPVLISLVRGLLGLGLGLILGVIAVIVWQIAEGCWKRWLPLLKK, encoded by the coding sequence ATTGTATTCGATTACCGGGATCTCGTGGACGCTGCGAGCTACCGGGCCAACCCGCAGGATTACATATCCCAGCAGTTGGATCGGCTTAAAGAAGCCGGTGTACAAAGTATGGCTGTATATGAAAATACGCTGGAGGATTACCGCAAAGCCCGTCGCGTCATGTATTGGGGCGCACAGGATGTCGCCAACTTAACGGATAGCGTCATTCCGGAGAACGAGAATTATACGTATGTGCTTTTTACAAGCAAAGCTAACGCTGAGGCGCTTGCGCCCACGATCCGGGATACGTTCAGCGATCTTGGAATTAGGGCGGAAGATTGGAACTTTCGCGGCCAACAGGGCTTGATTATTGAGACTCCGGTGGAAGATGCGCTGTTGAAGCCGATGGCTCCGGACGAATCTACGCTTATAACTTTGCATGACAAGGGATTCCATATCGTTCCCCGGCTTGTGGATTCCCTTCCCTATAATGAAGAAGCGATGAATCGGCTAATTGAGCGGTTTAAAAGTCTTGATGTGAAGCGAATCCTGTTCGAGGGCGATTCGGTCAAAGGATTTAACGACAATGAGGACCTTCAGAGTATTGCTTCCTTTGCTGAACTGCTGAAACAAAACGGCATCGGCATAGCCACCATCGAGAATCTTAAAGAGCAGCAAAAAGGGTTCAACAAGCTTGCATTTTTGCTCGATTACAATGTGACCCGGTTGTACTCACTGAGCGAGAACGATTCAACGCTGAAACCGGATGTTATTGCCGACCGCTTCGCACTGGCGACGAAGGACCGCAATATTCGCATGCTATACTTGAACACCGCCCCCACGAGAAATACCGCCAAGGCGCAGATCGACGACTCTGTGGACAATTTGGTTACCAGTCTGAGTGAGCCGGGCGGGGCAGTGGACAAGATCAAGGACAACGGCTTTACGCTGGGACAAGCTGCTGCTTTTGATGTAGTGGATTCGCCGTTCCAACGTTATTTCAAGCTGGCCGCCGTCATCGGAGCCGTGGCGATGGTGGCGCTGATGATCTCTCACTTCGTTCCGTGGCTAACGCTTTTGGCTTGGGCCCTCGGTCTGATCGGAAGCGCGGGACTGCTGCTTGTGAAGCCCGTGCTGTTTGAACAAGCGCTCGCTCTTGCGGTTGCCATCAGCGCGCCGACATTAGCGATGGTGCTAGCTGTTCGCAAAATCAATAGATCGGGTCCGCCGCTGGCCGTTCAGGGAGCGACAACGGTTCGGGGAAGCATCCCCGGTTCCGTGCAGGGAGTTATGAATCCGCAGCGACGCTTGGTCCAGAGTCTTGTTTTGTACGTAAAGACAGCCTTGATCTCACTCAGCGCGGTGCCGTTCGTTATCGCGCTGCTGAATAATATTACTTACAGCCTGGTGTTAAACCAGTTCCGAGGCGTCAGTCTGCTGCATATCGCTCCGATCGGGCTTGTGGGCATTTATGTGCTCTTGTACCGGGGAGAGTTTGCTTTGAATAAAACGGGTAAGCTGTTAAGAACGCCAGTCACGCTGGCGATGGTTGCTGCGGCTGCCGTACTTGGGGTAATTGGATTGTACTATTTAAGCCGCACCGGCAACAGCGGCACCGCGAGTTCCTATGAGCTTGCCTTCCGGAACTTTATGGAAAGTGTTTTCGGCGTGCGGCCGCGCAGCAAGGAATTTTTGCTTGCTCATCCAGTGTTTATTCTTGGAACTTTTCTGGCCCTTAAATACCGGAACGCCGCCTATCTTATGATTGTTGCCGTAATCGGCCAACTGTCTATGGTGGATACGTTCGCGCATATTCATTCACCTGTTCTGATTTCGCTTGTCCGTGGGCTGCTTGGGCTTGGCCTAGGTCTTATCCTTGGCGTGATCGCGGTAATCGTGTGGCAAATTGCGGAAGGATGTTGGAAACGATGGC